CACGGTCGACGAGATGATCCCGCTGGTGCGCGCCGTCGCCCGCAGCGCCCGACGCGCGCTGGTGATCGCCGACCTGCCGTTCGGGTCCTACCAGGGGTCACCGCAGCAGGCGCTCGCCACCGCGACCCGCATGATGAAGGAGGGCCTCGCGCACGGCGTGAAGCTCGAGGGCGGACGTCGCGTGGCCGAGCACGTGGAGGCCGTCGTGGCCGCCGGCATCCCCGTCATGGGGCACCTCGGCTTCACGCCGCAGAGCGAGCACGTGCTCGGCGGCTACCGCGTGCAGGGGCGCGGCGACCAGGGCGAGCAGCTCGTGAAGGACGCCTGCGCGCTGCAGGACGCCGGCGCCTTCTCGGTGGTGCTGGAGATGGTCCCCGCGCCCGTGGCCGCGCAGATCACCGAGGTGCTCAAGGTGCCCACCATCGGCATCGGGGCCGGGCCGGACTGCGACGCCCAGGTGCTCGTGTGGCAGGACATGGCGGGCCTGCGCGGCGGCAAGATGGCGCGGTTCGTCAAGCAGTACGCCGACCTGCGGGGCACGCTGCTGCAGGCGGCCCGCGCCTACGCCGACGACGTGCGGGGCGGCGCCTTCCCCACCGCGGAGCACTCCTTCGAGTCCTGACCTCTTCTCATCGCGCCCGATTCGTGCCAGGGTCGGCCCACCGTTGCTCGGGGGAGCCACCTGGAAGGACTCGTCGACGTGACCCGCTCGAGGCGCCTGTACTGCACCGTCGTCACCACCACCGCCGCCGCGCTCGCCGTGGCCTGGGCCGCACCCGCCGGAGCCGCCTCGAGCGGCAGCACCGGCAGCACCGGCAGCACCGGCAGCGCCAGCGTGTTCAAGGTCAACCCCGTGCAGTCGTCCGGCGACCAGTCGCTCACGGACAGCAAGGACTCCGCGACCGCCGTCCCGGTGAGCGAGTACGCCACCGTGACGCTCACGAACCTCGACGGCTCGGGCTACCTGCGTGGTGACTGGGCCAACGTCGTCAGCGAGACCGGCCCGGCCGCCTACTCCCCCACCAACATCTTCACCTACCGGCGCGACGACGACCGGTTCGAGCAGGTCATGGCGTACTACTGGGTCACCCAGGCCCAGCTGTACCTGCGCTCACTCGGTTTCGGCGCCGACCTGCCCGCCGTCAACGCCGAGAGCCAGGACGTGCGCACCAACCAGTACGGCGTCGACAACTCCTACTCCACCGACCACAAGGACTTCCTGCGCTTCGGCAAGGGCGGGGTCGACGACGCCGAGGACGCCGAGGTGATCGTCCACGAGTACGGACACGCGGTGCACGACGCCCAGGTGCCCGGCTTCGGCTCGTCCCTGGAGTCGGGCAGCATCGGCGAGGCCTTCGGTGACTACCTCGCGGTGACCGTCAGCGAGCACGTCCGCCAGCAGCAGGGCTGGCCGCTCAACGCGGCGGTCACGTGCGTCGCCGACTGGGACTCGACGTCGTACACCCGGGCGCCGCACTGCCTGCGCACGCTCGCCGAGAACAAGCACTACCCCGAGGACGTCGTGGGAGAGGTGCACGCGGACGGCGAGATCTGGTCGCAGGCGCTGTGGAGCATCCGGACGGCGCTCGGCGCCACCCGGGCCGACCGGGTCATCGTCGACGCGCAGTTCCGCTTCGCGCCGGACACCTCGTTCGCCGCCGCCGCCCAGCAGACCGTCGCCACCGCTCGCAGCATGTACGGCAAGCAGGCCGCGGACGCCGTCACCGCCGCGTTCCACGCCCGCGGCATCCTCTGACTCCCGTTCGGCGCGCCGGCGCCGGGAAAGCACTGGGGTTCTCACCGTGAGACAAGGCAGGATGAGGGCATGAGCGGACAGTCGAAGAACTCGGGCCAGGGCGCCTCGGACGACGTGAAGGCCAAGTTCCGGGAGGCGCTGGCCCGCAAGAACGGTCGGCACGAGGAGCACGAGGGCGATCGGCCGGACTCCGTCGTCCACGCCCACACCGGCCCGGCGAAGGCGCAGCGGCAGTTCCGCCGCAAGTCCGGCGGCTGAGGGGTCCGGCCCCGGCAGGCTCGAACCGTGGCATGACTCACCTTGACGTGTCCGGCGTCGGCGGCAGGCACTAGCGTCGGGGCCATGAGCGACCTCACCGTCGGCTACGCCGCCATGCTGGAGCAGTTCCACCCCGCCGAGTGCGTGCGCCTCACCGCACTCGCCGAGGAGCACGGGTTCTCGGGCTGCATGGCAGCCGACCACTTCCAGCCCTGGGTGCCGCAGCAGGGCCAGGCGGGCTTCGTCTGGAACGTGCTGACCGCCGTGGGCGAGCGCACGCGTGGTGACCTCGGCCCGGGCGTCACCTGCCCGAGCTTCCGGTTCCACCCGGCGATCGTGGCGCAGGCGGCGGCGACGCTCGAGGCGATGTACCCAGGCCGCTCCTGGCTCGGGCTCGGCACCGGCGAGGCGCTCAACGAGCACATCGTGCCGGGCTACTGGCCCGAGGCCGGCGAGCGCTCGCTGCGCATGTGGGAGGCGATCGAGCTCATCAACAAGCTCTTCACCGCCTCGCTCGAGGGCAAGGACGTCAAGCACGACGGCCGGTGGTTCAAGATGGAGACCACGCGCCTGTGGACCATGCCCGAGCAGGCACCGCCGATCATGGTGGCCACCGCCGGGCCGATCAACGCCAAGAAGACCGGCAAGTTCGCCGACGGCATGATCACGGTGGGGGCCCCGCTCGAGAAGATCGACGGGCTGTTCGGCAAGTTCGCCGAGGGCGCGCGCGAGGCCGGCAAGGACCCCGACTCCATGCCGAAGGTGCTGCAGCTGCACCTGTCGTGGGCTGAGACCGACGAGCAGGCGCTCACCAACGCGATGACGGAGTGGCCGAACGGCGGCATGAAGTTCGGCAAGGCCGACATCCGCAGCCCGCACGACTTCGCTGCGATGGCCCAGCTGGTGCGACCCGAGGACTTCGAGGGCCGCATGGTCATCTCGTCCGACCCCGACGTGCACCGGGCCGCCATCCAGAAGTTCGTCGACCTCGGCTTCGACCGCGTCTACCTGCACAACGTCGGACGCAACCAGGAGGACTGGATCCGCGTCTTCGGCGAGCAGGTCCTGCCCAAGCTGCACCGCTGATCGGGTGAAATCGACGAGAAGCGCCCGGGGGCCAGGTGGCAGGATCTAGCCCATGGACTCTGAGCGCGTAGCCGCACTGCGCGACGCCCTCGTCCACACGAGCTGGTGGTCGCGGGCGAGCGAGCTCGGCCGGGCCGTGCGCAGCACCCCCGGCCCCGGGCACCTGCTGCTCGTGGGGACGCCGCGCGTGGAGCCCTGGCACCTCGCGGCCCATCTGGACGACGAGGCGCGGCTCAACGCGCTGCCCCAGATCGCGCCACAGCTCGTGCGCTGGAACCCACCCGAGCAGGCTCCCGACCACCTCACCATCGGCCTCGGCCGGCTCGAGCAGGTCAGCCGCGGCGAGACCGTCTTCGTCGTCGCCCCGGACGCCGCCCCCGACCCGTTGCTCGAGCGCGTCGACGACGCCCGGCGGATCGGCGCGACGGTGTTGGCCCTCGACGGCGGCGACGAGCAGCTGGGATCGCTGGCGCACGAGCGGATGACCGTGAGCAGCAGCGGGCTCGTGGTGCCCGAGGGGCTGCTGCCTCACGCGCCGCGAGCCGCGCGGCCGCTGTTCTCCATCAACGAGGACGACGATCGCGGACTGCCGCCGGAGGTACTGGCTGGGCTCGCCCTGCCTGCCTCGTTCGACCTCGCTCAGCACTTCGTCAGCGCGGCGGCCGGCTTGCCGCCCGTGGGCGGCCGCCGCGGGTGGCGCGACCGGCTCGGCCACCTCATCGACCTGATCAGCGGACCCTCGCCCCGGCAGAACACGGGTCAGTGAGTCAGTGATGTCAGTGAGTACCGGTCAGTGAGCAAGTTCCACGTCGACGTCTCGCCGCTGCGGGCGTCGCGCGACTTCCGGTTGCTGCTGTCGGCCGGCACGGTCTTCTACGTCGGCGGCATGGTCACCTACGTCGCCGTGCCGTTCCAGCTCTACCACCTCACCGGCTCCAACTTCGCCGTCGGCGCCGTCGGGCTCGTCGAGCTCGTGCCCCTCGTGGTGTTCGGGCTGTACGGCGGTGCGCTGGCCGACCACGTCGACCGCCGGGCGATGCTCGTGGTCACCGGCCTGGCCCAGATCGCGCTCACGACGGTGCTGCTCGCCAACGCCGCCGTCTCCCGCCCTCAGGTGTGGCTGATCTACGTCGTGGCTGCGCTGCTCTCGGTGGCGCAGTCGCTGCAGCGTCCCAGCCGCGAGGCACTGATCCCCCGCGTCGTGCCGCACCACCTGCTGTCGTCGGCGGTCGCGCTGTCGTCGTTGGGCATGGAGGTCGGCGCGGTCATCGGTCCCACCATCGGTGGCCTGCTGCTGGCCGGCCCGGGGGCGGCCTGGGCCTATGGCGTCGACGTCGCCGGCCTGGTGGTGGCCACCGCGCTGTTCTTCGCGCTGCGCCGCTACCCGCCGTCCGAGCACAGCACGCCACCCAGCCTCGCCGGCATCCTCGAGGGCATCCGGTACGCCGTCGGCCGCCGCGACCTGCTCGGCACGTACCTGGTCGACCTCGTCGCCATGTTCATGGCCGTCCCCGTCGTGCTCTTCCCGGCGCTGGCGTCGCAGGTGTTCCACCGTCCTGAGCTGCTGGGGGCGCTCTACACCGCCGAGACCGTCGGAGCGCTGGTCGCGAGCGCCACGAGTGGCTGGGCTGCGCACGTCACGCGTCACGGGCGCGCCATCGTGATCGCCGCGATGTGCTGGGGCGGCGCGGTCGCGCTCGCCGGCCTGGCGCCGTCGATCTGGATCGCGGTGGTGCTGCTGGCCGTCGCGGGTGGCGCGGACTCGATCAGCGCGATCTTCCGCGGCACCGTGTGGCACCAGACCATCCCCGACACCATGCGGGGCCGCATGGCCGGCATCGAGATGCTGTCGTACTCCCTCGGCCCCCTCGGCGGGCAGGCGCGCAGCGGCATCGTCGCCGACCTGACGTCAGTGCGGGCGTCGATCGTCAGCGGCGGAGCACTCTGCGTCGTCGGGGTGGCGGCGACCGCGGCCTCGCTGCGCAGCTTCTGGCGCTACGACGCCCGCACCGACGAGCACGCGGTGCGCGAGCGCGAGCGCCGCGCGGCGGCCGGTGAGGTGAGCGGGCCGATGTCGGAGCCGGCCTGAGCCGGCGCAGGGATCACTCGTCGTCGCCGCGCCATTCGCGGTCCTCGCGGTCCCAGTCCTCGGTGCGCTGGTGCGCCGACTCCAGCGCCTGCTCGGCCTCGGCCCGGGTGGCGTAAGGGCCGAGCAGGTCCTTGCTCTGGCTCTTGTCCGCGATCTCCTCGACCTGGCCGGTGCGCGTGTTGAAGTAGTACTCACCCATGTCGCGCATCCTGCCGCCTGCGGCCGCGACGCGCATCCTGCGGCGCCCACCTAGACTCGACGGCATGTCGACCACCCTGGCCAGCGTGACTCCCGGCAGGATCTCGCCCCGGCGCCCGGTGCCGGCGTCCATCGTGCGGCCCGAGTACGTCGACCAGCCGGCCCCGGAGCGCTTCACCGGCCCGGAGGTGAAGTCCCCGGAGATCATCGAGCGCATGCGCGTCGCCGGACGCCTTGCGGCGCAGGCGATGGCGGCGGCTGCAGAGGTGATCGCGCCGGGCGTCACCACCGACGAGATCGACCGCGTGGGTCACGAGTTCCTGCTCGACCACGGCGCGTACCCGTCGACGCTCGGCTACCGCGGCTTCCCCAAGTCGTTGTGCACCAGCGTCAACGAGGTGGTGTGCCACGGCATCCCTGACGACCGCCGGCTCGAGGACGGCGACATCGTCAACATCGACATCACCGCGTACGTCACGATCGACGGCATCGGGGTGCACGGCGACACCGACGCCACCTACCTGGTGGGCGACGTCGACGAGGAGTCGCGACTGCTCGTCGAGCGCACCCACGAGGCGATGATGCGCGGCATCAAGGCGGTGCGGCCGGGCCGGCAGATCAACGTCATCGGCCGGGTGATCGAGTCCTACGCCAAGCGCTTCGGGTACGGCGTGGTGCGCGACTTCACCGGGCACGGCATCGGCACCGCGTTCCACTCCGGTCTCGTCGTGCCGCACTACGACGCGGCACCGCACTACAGCGACGTCATCGAGCCGGGCATGACCTTCACGATCGAGCCGATGCTCAACCTCGGCACGCACGAGTGGCAGATGTGGGACGACGGCTGGACCGTCGTCACCAACGACCGCAGGCGCTCGGCGCAGTTCGAGCACACGCTGCTGGTCACCGACACCGGCGCCGAGATCCTGACCCTGCCGTGAGCGCCGCTCACCGCCCCACCGTCCACCGCCTCGGAGGCACCTGATGACCCGCTCCCTGAGCCGTCCCCGCCGCGGCCGCGTGATCGCCGGTGTGTGCGCCGGCCTCGCGCGCCGCTTCGGCCTGAGCGCCGGCACGGTGCGGCTGATCTTCGTGCTCTCGTGCCTGCTGCCGGGACCGCAGGTGCTGGTGTACCTCGTGCTGTGGGTCGTGATGCCGCAGGACGCCGAGTGAGCGGCGAGGCGCACCCCGCGGCGCTCGGCATCGACGTCGGCGGTTCGGGCATCAAGGGGGCCCCCGTCGACCTGCGCACCGGCGCGCTCACGGCTGACCGGCTGCGCATCGAGACGCCCCAACCTGCGACGCCGTCCGCCGTCGCCGACGTGGTCGGCGAGATCGCGCGGCACTTCGCCGACGAGCTGGGCGACGGGCCGATCGGTGTCACGGTGCCCGGCGTCGTCACCCGAGGCATCGTGCGCAGCGCCGCGAACATCGACCCCACCTGGATCGGCACGGACGCCGACACCCTGCTCAGCGAGCGCGTGGGCCGGGACGTCCACGTGGTCAACGACGCCGACGCGGCCGGCGTGGCCGAGGCGCGCTTCGGGGCCGCCCGCGACCAGCGCGGGCTGGTGCTCGTGACCACCCTGGGCACCGGGATCGGCACGGCCCTGCTGCTCGACGGCCGGCTCGTGCCCAACAGCGAGCTGGGCCACCTCGAGATCGACGGCCACGACGCCGAGTCGCGGGCTGCGGCGTCGGCGCGCGAGCTCGAGGATCTGTCGTGGGAGGAGTGGGCCGAGCGCCTGCAGCGGTACTACGGCGTGGTCGAGGACCTGCTGTGGCCGTCGCTGATCGTCGTCGGCGGTGGCGTCAGCCGCAAGGCCGACAAGTTCCTGCCCCTGCTGCACCTGCGGGCCCCCATCATCCCGGCCGGGCTGCGCAACCAGGCCGGCATCGTCGGGGCGGCGCTGCTCGCCTACGAGGAGCGCGGCAGCCGGCCCTGACGACGCACGACGTCCGTCAACCGCACGCGCAGCATCTCCGCAGTGACGTCGAGCTCGGCGGCCGCTGCGGCCTCGTCGTCGGGATAGAGCGCCAGCGCGCGCCGCAGCTCGGGGCGCGGCACCAGCCTCCGGGCCGCCCACTGGTCTGCGGCCACCTCGGCCCGCGCCGAGAGCCGGTCGGCGCCCGTGACGTCCGGCAGGCCGGTGTGCCCGAGGACGACGTGCCCCAGCTCGTGCGCGAGCACGCAGCGGGCGGCGCGCCGGTCGAGCCGGTCGTCGAGCAGGATCACCCGCTCGTCAGGGCACCACCATCCCCGGCCCTCGTCGAGCCGGCAGCGGTGCAGCAAGATGTCCGGACGCCGGGCCAGCTCCGCCCACGGCGACCACGCCGTGCGCCTGCGCCGATCGCTCGCCCACGACACCCGCACCTCCACCGCACCCGGCGCCCGGCCGAGTGCCGGGAACCTGACGATGGTCGCGGCCGGCACTGACAGCGGCCGGCTGGGCTACCGCTGCGGCTCGTCGCCCCTGCGCACGCGCTGCGCCGTGGCAGTCGCCTTGCGCGCGCCGGCCGCCGAACCCCCGGCGCGCCGGGCACCCTTCGCCACGGCGCGCAGCTCCTCGTCAGTCGGCCGCTCCTTCTCGGCGGCGTCGAGGATGGCGTCGATCACCGAGAGCACGACGGCGCGCTCGGCCTTGGTGAGGGTGTCGGCCCGGCGGGGCAGCTCGAAGGGGCCCTGCGGGATGCGCTGCCCGGCCACCTCGAGGATGTCCTGCAGCGGCAGGTCCAGCGCGAGGGCCAGACCCTCCGCCGTCTCCAGCGTGATCGACCCGGAGTGCCGGCCCAGCTTCAGCAGCCGCAAGGTCTCGTACGAGATCTTGCCCTCCGAGCGGGCGGCGGCGCGGCGCGTGGGCATCGGCCCGCGGTGGTCGCCGAGCTCCTTCAGCCGTCGGTCGACCAGCTGCTGCAGGTGCCGAGCGTTCTTCACAGTCGTCCTCTCCGGCCACTCGCGGTGGCGTTCTCCGGGCCAGCCATTCACCGTCGCGATGGCTACGTCGAGCCGGCGCTGACAAGCCCCGCGCCGCAGCGGCCGCCGCACACCGCGACTGACCTGCGGCCCGATCATGAAGGGGTGGTTGTCACCCTGACAACTATTCTGTATTGCCATGCCTGCCGTTTGTCAGCGGTGTCCGGATCGGGCAACATGTCCGCCGTCGATGTCGCGCGTGGGGAACCAGCCGAAGGGGGCCGGATGAAGGTCAGGGACGCCGCCACGATCCGTCGGGTACGTGAGCTGCGCGGGCTCAGCCAGCGCGAGCTGGCGTACCTGTGTCGGCCGTGTTCGCAGACCACGATCTACCTGCTCGAGAGCGGGCGGATGCGCTCGCTCAGCCCGCAGCTCGCCGTCCGGATCGCCAAGCGACTCGACGCCGACGTGCTCGACCTGTTCGTCGAACGCCCCTGATTCGCACAGCGGCACTCACCCCCTAAGCCGCGGACGGCGGAGTCGGTGGTCTCCCCCACGGCCGGCTCCGCCGTCCGCTTCTCACTACGCTGACGACACCCCGGCAGCCGGTTGCTCGAGGTGCGGACGAGCCAGCCGGTACGCCGGGTTCTGTCCCCGCGCGCGGTCACCCGCGCGCGGGTGGCGACCATCCATCTCGGCGGACCGTTGCCGGCCCGCTCCAGCGGTCTACCCGGGAGCTCGGGCGGGCCGCCCTCGAACGCTCCCTGTCTGACCTTGCTCCGGGTGGGGTTTACCGAGCCACCCCCGTCACCGGGGGTGCTGGTGGTCTCTTACACCACCGTTTCACCCTTACCGGGCCGGCGAACCGGCCCGGCGGTCTACTTTCTGTGGCACTGTCCCGCGGGTCACCCCGGGTGGGCGTTACCCACCACCCTGCCCTGCGGAGCCCGGACGTTCCTCGGCACCGGACGAACCGGTGACGCGGCCGCCTGGCTGACTCGTCCGCGGGGTCATCGTAGCGCCCGCGGCCTGGGTGGCGGAAAGGGTTCGGTGGCGGCGGTCAGCGCAGACGGCGGCGGCGGGGCTTCGGCGGGGCGGTGCCGACCAGGACGGCGGCGAAGCGCGCCAGGTGGTAGCCGCCGATGGTGACCACGCTGCCGAGCGCGATCCCGGTGAAGGCGTAGTTGTCACCGAACTTCAGCGAGATGCCACCTCCGATGGCCACGACGACGCCGGCGGCCACCGGCACGAGGTTCACCGGCTCCCCGAAGTCGACCCTGTTGACCAGCCAGATCTTGGCCCCCAGCAGGCCGATCATGCCGTACAGCACCACGGTGATACCGCCGATGACACCGCCCGGCGTGGCCTCGATGATCGCGCCGAACTTCGGGCTGAGACCGAGCACGATCGCGATCACCGCCGCGACGTAGTACGCCGCGACCGAGTACACCCTGGTCGCCGCCATGACGCCGATGTTCTCGGCGTAGGTCGTGGTCGGCGCGCTGCCGACGGCGCTGGCGAGCACGGTCGTGATGCCGTCCGCGGCGATCGTGCGGCCGACGTACGGGTCGAGGTCGCGGTCGATCATCTGCGACACCGCCTTGACGTGCCCGAGGTTCTCGGCCACCAGTGCCACCACCGCCGGCACGACGAGCAGCACGAACAGCCAGTGGAACTGCGGCAGGTGCCAGCCCACGATGGGCGTGCCGTCGGAAGTCACTCCTCCGGTGTGCGGGGGCAGGCCGATCCACGGCGCGTCGTGCAGGCGCGACCAGTTGACGCGGTCGCGGGTGCGCAGGGTGAGGGTGTTGGGGTCGATCGAGTTGATCGGCCCGGTCAGCCGGTCGAGCACGAACGACAGCACGTAACCGAACACCAGGCCGATCAGCACCGCCATCCGCCCGAAGGTGCCGCGCCCAGCGACGAGCAGCACGGTGACGAACACCATCGTCGCGAACGCCACCCAGGGATCCTGCGGCCAGAACTTCTGCCCCACCAGCGGCGCGAGCGCGAGGCCGATGAGCATGACGACGGCGCCCGTGACCACCGGTGGCAGCACCGCCTCGACGACCGGCGCGCCGAGGAAGTGGATGACGACTCCCACCAGCGCGAGCACCACGCCGGCCACGAGGATCGACCCGGTGACGTCCGCCTCCCGGCCCCCCTGGTTGTAGATCGCCGCCGCACCGCCGACGAACGCCGCCGAGGAGCCGAGGTAGCTCGGCACGCGCCCGCGCACGATGAGCAGGAACAGGATGGTCGACACCCCGCTGGTCATGATGGCCAGCTGCGGGTCGAGGCCCATCGACACCGGGAAGAGGAACGTCGCGCCGAACATCGCGACCACGTGCTGCGCGCCGAACCCGATCGTGCGCGGCCACGACAGCCGCTGCTCAGGCAGGACGACCGGTCGCTCGCGCAGGTGACGACCTGACTTGCGGGCGTTGAACTCCAACGTCACGGGCGGATCCGCTCTGCTCGTCCGGCCGTTCTGGGTCAGGCCGGGGTGAACTCCACGCGCCGCTGGTCGACGTCCGCCGCTGCGAGGCGCACGCGCAGTGTCGCACCGAGCTGCACGTCACCCGTCACGGGCGCCAGCACCGGCGGCTCGGTCAATTGAACGACGCCGCCCGTGCTGCTGTCCGGGACTTCGCCGACCTTCGCCGCATCGGCTCGTCCGTCGACGTCCACCACGACCGCCTCGAACGTGTCGCCGACCCGGTGCGCCAGCACGGCCGCCTCGACCGCATCGGTGCAGGCGCGCTCGAGCCGGCCGGCCTGCTGGTCGGAGGTCGCCATGGCCGAGGCGAGCGTGGGCAGGGCCTCGCGCACCCAGCCGGGCACGTCGGCGTCGCGGCACAGCGCCTCGCACACCACCAACCCGAACCGGTCGACCAGCCGGCGCAGCGGCGCGGTGACGTGGGCGTACTGGTCGGCCACGGCCGCGTGCCCGGTGGTCTCGGGCACCGCACCGTCGAACGGCGTGTAGCCGGCCCCTCGGAACAGCGCCGTGGCCTCGTGGATCAGCGCGAGATGGTGGGGGTTGCTGCGGTCGAGGCCGCGCAGGAAGTCGCCGTACGCCTGCTCGGCCGGCCAACGGGCGCCCAGGGCCACGGCCTGACGGCGAAAGCGCGCCACGGCCCGGTGGTCGGGGTCGGGCATGGTGCGCAGGATGCCGACCTGACCGGCGAGCATCATGTCGGCGGCGGCCATGCCGGTGAGCAGCGAGATCTGGGCGTTCCAGTCCTCGACCTGCGACGGCGGCCGCCAACGCAGCACGTAGTGGCCGTCGTCGAGCTCGACCTCCTGCTCGGGCATCGGCAGGCTGGCCCCGCCGCGCGCCGACTCCAGGGCGATCCGCCGCTCGCCGACCTCACGCAGCAGCGCGATCCGCTCGTCGACGCGGCCGGCGTCGAGCTCGGCCTGCAGCGAGTCGTAGTCGAGCC
This window of the Angustibacter sp. Root456 genome carries:
- a CDS encoding DUF5302 domain-containing protein, whose protein sequence is MSGQSKNSGQGASDDVKAKFREALARKNGRHEEHEGDRPDSVVHAHTGPAKAQRQFRRKSGG
- a CDS encoding M4 family metallopeptidase, with the translated sequence MTRSRRLYCTVVTTTAAALAVAWAAPAGAASSGSTGSTGSTGSASVFKVNPVQSSGDQSLTDSKDSATAVPVSEYATVTLTNLDGSGYLRGDWANVVSETGPAAYSPTNIFTYRRDDDRFEQVMAYYWVTQAQLYLRSLGFGADLPAVNAESQDVRTNQYGVDNSYSTDHKDFLRFGKGGVDDAEDAEVIVHEYGHAVHDAQVPGFGSSLESGSIGEAFGDYLAVTVSEHVRQQQGWPLNAAVTCVADWDSTSYTRAPHCLRTLAENKHYPEDVVGEVHADGEIWSQALWSIRTALGATRADRVIVDAQFRFAPDTSFAAAAQQTVATARSMYGKQAADAVTAAFHARGIL
- the map gene encoding type I methionyl aminopeptidase; translation: MSTTLASVTPGRISPRRPVPASIVRPEYVDQPAPERFTGPEVKSPEIIERMRVAGRLAAQAMAAAAEVIAPGVTTDEIDRVGHEFLLDHGAYPSTLGYRGFPKSLCTSVNEVVCHGIPDDRRLEDGDIVNIDITAYVTIDGIGVHGDTDATYLVGDVDEESRLLVERTHEAMMRGIKAVRPGRQINVIGRVIESYAKRFGYGVVRDFTGHGIGTAFHSGLVVPHYDAAPHYSDVIEPGMTFTIEPMLNLGTHEWQMWDDGWTVVTNDRRRSAQFEHTLLVTDTGAEILTLP
- a CDS encoding TIGR03557 family F420-dependent LLM class oxidoreductase — encoded protein: MSDLTVGYAAMLEQFHPAECVRLTALAEEHGFSGCMAADHFQPWVPQQGQAGFVWNVLTAVGERTRGDLGPGVTCPSFRFHPAIVAQAAATLEAMYPGRSWLGLGTGEALNEHIVPGYWPEAGERSLRMWEAIELINKLFTASLEGKDVKHDGRWFKMETTRLWTMPEQAPPIMVATAGPINAKKTGKFADGMITVGAPLEKIDGLFGKFAEGAREAGKDPDSMPKVLQLHLSWAETDEQALTNAMTEWPNGGMKFGKADIRSPHDFAAMAQLVRPEDFEGRMVISSDPDVHRAAIQKFVDLGFDRVYLHNVGRNQEDWIRVFGEQVLPKLHR
- a CDS encoding MFS transporter → MSKFHVDVSPLRASRDFRLLLSAGTVFYVGGMVTYVAVPFQLYHLTGSNFAVGAVGLVELVPLVVFGLYGGALADHVDRRAMLVVTGLAQIALTTVLLANAAVSRPQVWLIYVVAALLSVAQSLQRPSREALIPRVVPHHLLSSAVALSSLGMEVGAVIGPTIGGLLLAGPGAAWAYGVDVAGLVVATALFFALRRYPPSEHSTPPSLAGILEGIRYAVGRRDLLGTYLVDLVAMFMAVPVVLFPALASQVFHRPELLGALYTAETVGALVASATSGWAAHVTRHGRAIVIAAMCWGGAVALAGLAPSIWIAVVLLAVAGGADSISAIFRGTVWHQTIPDTMRGRMAGIEMLSYSLGPLGGQARSGIVADLTSVRASIVSGGALCVVGVAATAASLRSFWRYDARTDEHAVRERERRAAAGEVSGPMSEPA
- a CDS encoding RNB domain-containing ribonuclease; translation: MAQRRVRLRVDHERAAAAHLDAVFDSIRAELGVPQAFPDDVLDAARTAAADPDVPTGDLTDVAFFTIDPAGSTDLDQAMALDREGAGFRVRYAIADVPAFVAPGGPIDLEARRRGQTLYAPDRRTPLHPPVISEDAASLLPGQVRPAFVWDLRLDGDGELRGADVRRAMVRSVDRLDYDSLQAELDAGRVDERIALLREVGERRIALESARGGASLPMPEQEVELDDGHYVLRWRPPSQVEDWNAQISLLTGMAAADMMLAGQVGILRTMPDPDHRAVARFRRQAVALGARWPAEQAYGDFLRGLDRSNPHHLALIHEATALFRGAGYTPFDGAVPETTGHAAVADQYAHVTAPLRRLVDRFGLVVCEALCRDADVPGWVREALPTLASAMATSDQQAGRLERACTDAVEAAVLAHRVGDTFEAVVVDVDGRADAAKVGEVPDSSTGGVVQLTEPPVLAPVTGDVQLGATLRVRLAAADVDQRRVEFTPA
- the ppgK gene encoding polyphosphate--glucose phosphotransferase, which translates into the protein MSGEAHPAALGIDVGGSGIKGAPVDLRTGALTADRLRIETPQPATPSAVADVVGEIARHFADELGDGPIGVTVPGVVTRGIVRSAANIDPTWIGTDADTLLSERVGRDVHVVNDADAAGVAEARFGAARDQRGLVLVTTLGTGIGTALLLDGRLVPNSELGHLEIDGHDAESRAAASARELEDLSWEEWAERLQRYYGVVEDLLWPSLIVVGGGVSRKADKFLPLLHLRAPIIPAGLRNQAGIVGAALLAYEERGSRP
- the panB gene encoding 3-methyl-2-oxobutanoate hydroxymethyltransferase — its product is MTEHPSDPAAEQPAPYGTGPQHQAGAGAVPARRVRVHHLQQAKERGERFAMLTAYDQMSAEIFDEAGIDVLLVGDSAANNVLGYETTVPITVDEMIPLVRAVARSARRALVIADLPFGSYQGSPQQALATATRMMKEGLAHGVKLEGGRRVAEHVEAVVAAGIPVMGHLGFTPQSEHVLGGYRVQGRGDQGEQLVKDACALQDAGAFSVVLEMVPAPVAAQITEVLKVPTIGIGAGPDCDAQVLVWQDMAGLRGGKMARFVKQYADLRGTLLQAARAYADDVRGGAFPTAEHSFES
- a CDS encoding helix-turn-helix transcriptional regulator, which codes for MKVRDAATIRRVRELRGLSQRELAYLCRPCSQTTIYLLESGRMRSLSPQLAVRIAKRLDADVLDLFVERP
- a CDS encoding PspC domain-containing protein, producing the protein MTRSLSRPRRGRVIAGVCAGLARRFGLSAGTVRLIFVLSCLLPGPQVLVYLVLWVVMPQDAE
- a CDS encoding ImmA/IrrE family metallo-endopeptidase; this encodes MSWASDRRRRTAWSPWAELARRPDILLHRCRLDEGRGWWCPDERVILLDDRLDRRAARCVLAHELGHVVLGHTGLPDVTGADRLSARAEVAADQWAARRLVPRPELRRALALYPDDEAAAAAELDVTAEMLRVRLTDVVRRQGRLPRSS
- a CDS encoding uracil-xanthine permease family protein → MTLEFNARKSGRHLRERPVVLPEQRLSWPRTIGFGAQHVVAMFGATFLFPVSMGLDPQLAIMTSGVSTILFLLIVRGRVPSYLGSSAAFVGGAAAIYNQGGREADVTGSILVAGVVLALVGVVIHFLGAPVVEAVLPPVVTGAVVMLIGLALAPLVGQKFWPQDPWVAFATMVFVTVLLVAGRGTFGRMAVLIGLVFGYVLSFVLDRLTGPINSIDPNTLTLRTRDRVNWSRLHDAPWIGLPPHTGGVTSDGTPIVGWHLPQFHWLFVLLVVPAVVALVAENLGHVKAVSQMIDRDLDPYVGRTIAADGITTVLASAVGSAPTTTYAENIGVMAATRVYSVAAYYVAAVIAIVLGLSPKFGAIIEATPGGVIGGITVVLYGMIGLLGAKIWLVNRVDFGEPVNLVPVAAGVVVAIGGGISLKFGDNYAFTGIALGSVVTIGGYHLARFAAVLVGTAPPKPRRRRLR